The sequence CCTATTGTTATGATGATAGCCTCTTTGCAAGTTTATTCTGCCTTTTTGACATTTTTTTCTATCTTGCTATGCATTGTATCATATTACAGTTGCGTGCTCAAACCAACTAAGCTTAATTCACGTATATAGATATTTAAGAATGTGGGGATGATGCCCAATTGGAAAGGTTTGCAATATTGTAGGAATCATTTGGAGATGGGTTGTAGATATTAAGCTATGAAGGAGATGATTTTGAGGTAACAAGCCTTCAGCTTGCTTTCTGTTAACCTTTTTATGCATGGGTTCGATTTGATGCAATCTAGGCATTGTTTGTTGTCAAATGGATTACTTTTTCCTTCTAGGTAACATCTGATACTTAGAATGCATTATTTCTGATGGCCCAAAAAAAACTCTGTGTGCATATTGTTCTGTTTAGATGCATACAAGATGCATGTTTGTGCCTCATACCTGCTGATTTGTATGACTGAGGAACTCTCTTTCTTCCTAGATGTGGCCATATGCTCTTCACTGATATAGCATCTCCTTACTCTTGTATATTATTCACATATAGCATCTCATTTCTTGGTTGATTGCTTATATATATTCAACTTCTGTTTCCTGGCATTCATATATTACAAGCTAAATAAAGTTTGCCATTCCTTTTGGCCATTTATAGTTGTAACTAGAAGCATGGATGATCTGTGATGCTGGCAATTGTCAGATTGCACCCATTTAATTATAGCACAATATATCACATTTGTGGTAAATTTAGCTAAGCTTGTGCCTACCCTTTTAGTAGTCAATATGGTTCAgatccagtattttttatttccttttctttttttgctttcagCACACATATGACATTAAAGTTCTTTATCATGTATGTAGGCAAAGTAGTTGTGTCACTTACTGATGCTCTTATGGTACACAGTACACTATTAAGCTGTTGGGCCCAGAAACAGGAAGAGTAATCCTCTTCCAAGGTTAATTTTGTGCCTACTTCTTTATGTACATAACTCATGATTTGACAAATAGTTAAGTTCCctatatttatttatttctttctctttcacTTTCTCTTTCCTATTTATGGTTCTGGAACAAAACTGCTATCCTTTTCTACAAAATTGGAACAGAAAATAATGTTGACAAATGATTATAACGGCTTATTTATTTTCTTGGTGTTAGATTACTAATGTGGAGAACTATAATTTTTATTGATGGTCGCTTGATGGCGCTCATTAGAATTCATATATGAATCAACATATTCTTCCACTCTAATTAGCATGTTTGGTCTATTTAATTTCAAACATATCTATTATTCACCAAGGCGACTGCCTAATTTCATATGTGTTCATATGCAGAAGGTAAAGATCGTCTATTATCGGCGGTTATTTTACTTAGTTGTAGATACTACTGAATAGTTTGCTTAAAATTTTGATAGTTTAAAAGAAGTATTATGGTGTAGTGCAGTAATAATTTTATTTAAAATTGCAGACCTtgcatcatattttgcttgtgtATGTGGGCAGTGTGTTCAAGTTGATCTGGAACAATTTGAAGGGTTTCCTCGACACAAAATCTTCAGCCAAGGTTTACTGAAGCACCTCGAATTATGTATAGAAGTTTAAAATTGTAATTGTTTCAGGTTCTTTGCCACATTAtgtatgtttttttatttttttaataattgGATCTATTTGCTATGTGGAACATGTAGCATTTACTTGATCATAATCTAATTCAATTTTTGACCACCATCTTTTGGCTCTTGCTTTGAACATATGTAGTATCGCTTAGTCATTTTCTTGACACGACACTTTAGGCAACGGCTCAGACTTCTTGAGGCATTTTTCTATTTATTGTTGATACATCTTCCAAAATAAACGAACAATGTTTCCTCCATATATGAATGGCACAATGACACTATGAATTCTTTCCAGTCAATTGATCATCATAAGCCTCATCCTgtattcttttttttgcgggataaGCCTCATCCTGTATTCAATACATTTATGTGATGTCTTCCTCGGGATGGAAATGTTCCTTGGCACCATGACGAACATCAACGGAGGAAcaacctttttattttattttctgttccaTCTACTGTATTGTTGCTGCCATAAAGATTTACCAGGACATGGAGCCATCATGATGTGTTCAAAAATGATTACATTATCCTTTTTCTAACCTGGTGGTGTTAGAAACATCTTAGCATTCAAGCAGGTTTAGTATGTTGTCTATTAATTCCATTATGTAAAAAAATCACTGATCATCGCTTGACAGAAAATATTTTGATATGCCATCAAGTGCATGGGCGAAGAACCTGGATGTTATTTACATGTTTTGGATCATGGATGATTGTTTTGAAAGAAAAAATATCAGATAAAAGAAAGCATGTGATAATGTTCAGAGGCCCACTTGGATCCAGCCTTTCCAATCTGCATGAATCTTCCTAATTCAGCAAGGCCTTGAAACCTCGATGCTTCTAAATTTGTGAGCTAAATGGTAATTTTTGCAACACCCAAAACTGCACGCTGCCTTATAGTTTGAGGATGATGTTGAACTTATCGGTGCTTTGCTCCTATTTTGTTATATCCTGTTTGAATACATACGCTAAACTTGATTTCCTACTAAATTGAGCATTCACTACTTGGCCATAGCGTtgtgaccggcaccctcgcgccaaggcgcgtttCCGATCTAGTTAGTATGAACCGGGGGCGAATCTACGTGCAAGGCAGTGGGGCGAATGCCCCCACTCGTTTTTTCAGCCCACCTATACTAGGGCCAAGATATGCAGCATTGCCCCCACTTGGCCCAAGGCATTTGCCCCCACTCCCTTTATTTTTTCCCGTTGTATGTTTAAAGGCCCGTGTGTGAGAAACAGATAGGTTATTAGCCCACCAGCGAGCAGCCCATCTGTCGAGTATACAAGTAGGCCTCATGCATACGATCAGGTGGTTCTCGCTAGAAACGAATTAAGTTTAGGTCGAGCTTGAGATGCATTCGTCGCCTGACCTGCTGCTCGCGTGACCGCCGCCACGACCAGAAGCCGTCGCGCTGCCGCCTGCTGCTCTACGCTGCACATACAAGACGCCCCTCCATCGatcagccggccggccggccgacATGCCAACCTCATGGAAGAAACTGTACTAATCTATCACTCAATCAAGGTATAAGCCCTAGGTTTAGACGTTTAGTTCTCTCTTTTTCTAATTTCCACATTATTATGCTATTCTGATTTCCGTGTTTTTACGCAAAAAAAAAAATTCCATGTTACGAAGGTAGCATATTGTATCAAATATCCATGTGTATAAATTTCACTTTAAATTGGCAAGTAGATTGATTGAATCTTGATTCACGTCGTAATTTCATATAAATTTCACTTTTAAATCTGGTTGGCTTTATAAATGATCGAGCCATTAGCTCGTATCCATGTTTCTGGGAGAGAAAATTTGTATATCTTTGCCCCCTCTCGTTTTTcgtcctggctccgcccctggtatGAACTATCGTGCCAACCGTGGCAGCGGAGACTTCGAGTCTCTCTGGCCAACATTATCTTCTCGCCCAAGCCGCTACCGATCTCATATCTGCATTCTGGAGCGATTTCGATGCTGACAAAAGATGAGGACGCACTACTTTGGTCCAATATTTCGGTGCCCAAGGGAGAGAGTCCTCGTGCATCCGCGTGCATCGGTCGATGATGCTTGTCTGTAGCTGTAGCTGCATATCCATCGCATCAACCAGACAAGGCCTGGTTCATTTAAGCACGAGTGGAAACTGCTGACTTTACACACGCTACCCGTTCTTCTACTGTGATCCTCAAGAAAAAAAAAGTTCTTGTACCGTGGCGATGATTTAACTGCTCGTTTATGGAGGGTGTATATTTGGTAACTTAATTACCTTTTTTAAGATGCTTCATTACATGGTTACACAAGGACTGGTCACTTTGTTTTtcaactaagagcatctacaaccaaacCTGGtaaatttgggcccatttacgtcCATGAACGCGCTCACGGACAACGCTTGACCACCTCAACCAACTCCATTTGCATCCACAACCCTTACTTTTGAAATTTCAAATTGATGCAAACACATGTACGTCTCGATGATCACACACAAACAATGAATAATGACGGAGGTTATATCCAAGGGGTAGGCCCACGACTAGTCGAAATAAGGTCCAAATACAGCCCAAGGCAACGAGTCGAAATATGGTCCAGCCTAAGTCCCAATAAGACTACAACCGAAGACATGATATTCTAGAGAGGATAACCATGCAGTAAACCGTGACAATGGTTCCAGCAAATCACCGCGCTGGTTGCAGCATCTCGTCGATCTATCGACAGCCCTTCCCACAAACGTGGTCTCCGGTTCCAGCAAATGGCGATGCCGATTCCAGCAAATCGTGACACCAAACGTTTCCCAATAAAACTCGTGGACTAACGCTCGACCCGTGCCGACTTTGCCGAGGACGTGCtccacaaaccctagcgccgccactctacatccctcctcctcctgtcgcgccgccgccggaggacaTCGCGGAGCGAAGCTCGTGTGGCCCACAACGGCGTGGGGTTTCCTCTCGCGGTGGCAACCCGGATCTGATGGGCACGGAGACAGGCGGCGCGTCGGCGTGCGCTTGGACGCGAGGTCACTGCAGTCGACGCCGGGGCTCAGCGGCTGGCTGGACGCGGTTTGCAGCGGTCCCTAGCCTCTAGTTTCAGACTGCGACTGTGGGAGGGCTCATGCATGCATGGGTGGGCGCTGGCTGGGGTGCCGCTGCAACCAGGCATTTTCTGCGGATGTGTGTGACCTCCAGCGGCACTTGGGCCGGGCCTAGCATGGTGGCTTGTCTCCCCATGTCGGCGCACGATACCTGGGTCGGTGACGGTGATCTAGATCTTGGTCAGCCTGGCGATGGCGGATGCAGACTGTGTTGGTGCGGCGACCTCCTGTGGCTCCATGGCGACGGTGTACATCGAAAGATCTTCGGGGAGTTCATCTCTCCAGATCTGATGGTTGACTTCGGCGAGGAGCTACGAACTATGGATGGCGGCTTGACGCAGAGAAATAGTCGTGCAGCGACGCATCACATATAGCTGCGGGGATCGTGGAATACTGGTGGTGACAGTACATTTGTGATGTCGATGGTGGTGCTTCTTGAGTATCCAGTATCGAGCCCAGAGGTGAAAGTTTAGATCTGAAGTCTTGCATTGGCAATGTTTATATGTCGTTACAGCATTCTATACGGGCTCAAAATCGCCGCGGCAGATCAGAAACTGTATCCAAAACCGTAAAATTTATAAAAACATGTTTCGCGCGAGAAATTTAACGCAAAAATTCACCCGAGCATAGATCATTCTTCACATAGGGGCAGATGGTTCGTACACAACATAGATATATTTACATAAAAGCTCGCGAGAGCTACGCTACCATAGCACTAGACAAAGTGGAGTCACCGGAGCTCGTGCGGTAGCCGACCAGCGGCGGCGCTCAATTGGAGTCATCGTCGGAGGTGAGGTCGACGAAGATTCGCTCCTACTCAGCGGCCTCGCGGCGCCAATCCTCCTTGTCGCTGAACGCGAGGACCGACACGACTCCCTGCTCGTAGAGCTCGGTGACGATCTCGTCGTCCCTCCGACGGCGTTgccgctccgcttcctcctcccgcGCACTGCGTGCTAGCAACACGGGCAAAATGGCGTCCGCCTTCGCCGGTGGAGGAAGTCCTCCAGCCCGACGACGCCACCAGCACGTCGCTCCGGCCCCGTGGCGTGTGTACCGCAAGGCGGCGCGCTTCCGCGCCGCGTCGGATCTGACGCAACGCGCCCGCTCGGGGTCGTTGTTGTCACGACGGGCGGAGTTGGTCATAGCGAGCGGCGGATTGGGGGCGCGACGGCGGTGAGGGATTGGGGATTTTCGCGGCGGCGGAGGGATAGGTTTCGGGCCCATATCCAGCAGTCGAACCCGCACATATACTGGTCGAGGGGGGGGCACCGCAAAAGTTTTACGGGCCAGGCTGCGTTTACGGTATCTGTTTTGGCAGACAAAACGGCCCAAGCCCGCATAATCGCCGGAATTTTACAGTTCCGGCGATTATACGGGGTCTACTAGAGATGCgcttaccttgttgaaggcattgttcagACTGTTTTTTCAAGGTGAAAACCTTGATTCTGGCCATGAGTCCATGACTGGCCGGATCCGGTGACGGCGACGATTGAGTGTCGCTCATTTCCTGAAGGCGTTGTTATTGAAGAACCTCATTGTCCATATGGCGTCTTGAGATAATTTGTGCGAATATGGTCTTTCATGTAGTTTATCGATCCGATCACTTTGGATTTTATTTCTTCTCGTCCATGCATAGCTTTTGTAttatatgactttgctatctgCATGTGTGTTTTTTATGTGTTGGTGTTGATTGTGTGCATCCTGACTATGTAGAGGACGGATGTGTGCTCATCTTGTTTGTATTCTCGTGATGCTTTATTTTCAGCTAATAAAATCGaccttttttcaaaaaaaacttggAAACGCGTTAAGTCCGTGACGACGAAGCTCAGTTGACTCGCTGTTGACTTCTGATTTTATATAACACATGGTGCGCAAACCGGAGAGCATCCAAGCTAGccaagaagaaaaaggaaagaaaagcagATCGCGCGCAGGAACATGCCCACGCCCTCGCAATCCAGGCTGCTGCCACTGACAGTCCAGCTTGTACTCATTCTTGCAGGCGCAGCAGCCATGGCCGGGGTTGAACTAGATGAGCAGCTGCCGATCACACGTCCGGGCTGCCCTGACAAGTGCGGCAACATGAGCATCCCGTTCCCCTTCGGTCTGATGCCCGGCTGCTTCCGCGAGGGCTTCCAGGTCACCTGCGACCACTCCGTCGCCCCCCCTCGAGCGTTCCTCGCCGACACCGATACCAACCGCATCACGGTCACAGACAGCGACGCCTCGGCGGCCTCCGACGCCGCCGCCTATCTGGGGTACAACACCTCGTATTTTCCAGTGGAGCTCGTGGACATGTCAGCCGACAGGAGCCAGGCGCGGGCGTACGGCCCCATCACGTCCGGCTGCAGCACCAACAGCACCCAGTACAGGTTCCAAACCCAGGCCATGACGCTCGGCATCACGGAGGGGCCGTTCGCCGTGTCGCAGACGCTCAACGTCGTCGTCGGCGTGGGCTGGAGGGTCGACGTCGTCATGGACGGCTCGACCACGCCCGTCTGCCGCACTGGCACGGAGCGGGAGCTCGCGGCGAGGAACGGGTCGTGCGCGGGGCAGGGCTGCTGCGAGGCCGCCCTGCCCCCGGTGCCGGAGTACGGCAGCGTCGAGCCGGGGCTCGTGGTCCCGAACGAGAACGCCCTGTTGAGGTCCAGCCCGTGCTCCTACGCCATGGTGGTCGAGAAGTCGCGCTACGTCTTCTCCACGCCGGACCTGTACGGCGACACGCTGCTCATGGAGAGTTTCCCCGTGGTGCTCGACTTCGCCATCGTCGGGAACGCCTCGTGCCCGGCGAAAGGCCAGCGGCCACCTCCGGACTACGCGTGCGCCAGCAGCAACAGCTACTGTGTCAACGCCACAGTTGGCCTCTCGGGCTATGCACTCAGCTACGTGTGCAAATGCTCGGAGCACTACGAGGGCAACCCGTACATCGCCGATGGATGCCGAGGTACTATCTCAATCAAGTTAACAATTCGTTGACCTACTAGTAGCAGTAGCACACTCCATCCTGTCTTAGACGAGTAATTAACTAACTCAAGCTTAATTAATTTCATATCCTTAATTTTATCTTCTCAAGACATCGATGAGTGCAAGTTCCCCGATCTATACTACTGCTCGAGCAAAGGCATATGCAAGAACAGGTTGGGAGGATATGATTGTCCATGCAAGCCAGGAATGAGAGGCGATGGGAA comes from Triticum aestivum cultivar Chinese Spring chromosome 5B, IWGSC CS RefSeq v2.1, whole genome shotgun sequence and encodes:
- the LOC123113765 gene encoding wall-associated receptor kinase 1 encodes the protein MPTPSQSRLLPLTVQLVLILAGAAAMAGVELDEQLPITRPGCPDKCGNMSIPFPFGLMPGCFREGFQVTCDHSVAPPRAFLADTDTNRITVTDSDASAASDAAAYLGYNTSYFPVELVDMSADRSQARAYGPITSGCSTNSTQYRFQTQAMTLGITEGPFAVSQTLNVVVGVGWRVDVVMDGSTTPVCRTGTERELAARNGSCAGQGCCEAALPPVPEYGSVEPGLVVPNENALLRSSPCSYAMVVEKSRYVFSTPDLYGDTLLMESFPVVLDFAIVGNASCPAKGQRPPPDYACASSNSYCVNATVGLSGYALSYVCKCSEHYEGNPYIADGCRDIDECKFPDLYYCSSKGICKNRLGGYDCPCKPGMRGDGKLGQCVEKFPLVAKAIVGIIGGISIIVVISFLVLLRKERRKTREFYEKNGGPTLERAKNIKIFKKEELVPILKESNLIGRGGFGVVYKGTLGKEQVAVKQPISGSLLENDQFANEVIIQSQVIHKNIVRLIGCCLEVGTPLLVYEFLSGGSLDDILHSKDKKPLNLDIRLSIAVESADGLAYMHSKTNTKILHGDVKPANILLDDKFAPKISDFGISRLIAGDKEHTRRVIGDMSYMDPVYLQSGLLTEKSDVYSFGVVLLELISRKKTTHSDNNNLVKSFLEVHNNENRITELFDNEIAAAEDLELLQNLAGIAVECLNLDVDQRPAMTDIAHRLLILNKSRRP